The proteins below come from a single Salinilacihabitans rarus genomic window:
- a CDS encoding zinc ribbon domain-containing protein, protein MRPSIGADETHATLLGLELLAVPASVLAAGAALLLATGAVAVVRFAGALLGVGETTLDLVASAIVLATFLLLVSLGGAAVVGYRHVLEERFDDVEPIPTLAVPIAAIAVTVGYVAAAKGTLDLPQWAFAIVAIASHALAFRAVALDSVLENRPRLAVVVGALAAVPAALALVTVVDGTFWSGTVSEAMLSAADGTVPLDRSFLVAVPLAVTALYGVARVAEDDGRIDLTEWEERLAGATDRLADATPDRGLGSRGSSSSSAPRRTGHKRRSVVPSSPKGPSKGDAGGDSSSRSRSRSRSRSGSRGGKSKSSSSGPSGASRRGRSKSTEKKRPSASAGSGASSRDAGGTDPDASADEGTGSDTRIFAHDFGDDADEVDETPVEVCPDCDEDIPSDGVYKFCPFCGCEL, encoded by the coding sequence ATGCGGCCGTCGATCGGAGCGGACGAAACGCACGCGACGCTCCTCGGCCTCGAGTTGCTCGCGGTGCCCGCGTCGGTACTCGCGGCGGGCGCCGCGTTACTTCTCGCCACGGGCGCGGTGGCCGTGGTGCGGTTCGCGGGAGCGCTCCTCGGGGTCGGCGAGACGACCCTCGACCTCGTCGCCAGCGCGATCGTACTGGCGACGTTCCTGCTGCTGGTCTCCCTCGGCGGGGCCGCGGTGGTGGGGTACCGCCACGTCCTCGAGGAGCGCTTCGACGACGTCGAACCGATCCCGACGCTGGCGGTCCCGATCGCGGCGATCGCCGTCACGGTCGGCTACGTCGCCGCCGCGAAGGGGACACTCGACCTCCCCCAGTGGGCGTTCGCGATCGTCGCGATCGCATCCCACGCCCTCGCGTTCCGGGCGGTCGCGCTCGACTCGGTGCTGGAGAACCGCCCGCGGTTGGCCGTCGTCGTCGGCGCCCTCGCCGCGGTGCCGGCCGCCCTCGCGCTGGTCACCGTCGTCGACGGCACCTTCTGGTCGGGGACGGTCTCGGAGGCGATGCTGTCGGCCGCGGACGGCACGGTCCCGCTCGACCGGTCGTTCCTCGTCGCCGTCCCGCTCGCGGTCACGGCCCTCTACGGCGTCGCGCGGGTCGCGGAGGACGACGGCCGGATCGACCTCACCGAGTGGGAAGAGCGACTGGCCGGCGCGACGGACCGACTCGCGGACGCGACGCCCGACCGCGGGCTCGGCTCCCGCGGTTCGTCCTCGTCGTCGGCTCCGCGGCGAACCGGTCACAAGCGACGGTCGGTCGTCCCCTCCAGTCCCAAAGGCCCCTCGAAGGGGGACGCCGGCGGCGACTCGTCGTCCCGGTCCCGATCCCGATCCCGATCCCGATCCGGCTCCCGCGGCGGCAAGTCGAAGAGCAGTTCGAGCGGCCCGTCCGGCGCCTCGCGTCGCGGGCGGTCGAAGTCGACGGAGAAGAAACGGCCGAGCGCGAGCGCCGGGAGCGGGGCGAGTTCGCGCGACGCCGGCGGGACCGACCCGGACGCGTCGGCCGACGAGGGGACCGGCTCCGACACCCGGATCTTCGCCCACGACTTCGGCGACGACGCCGACGAGGTCGACGAGACACCCGTGGAGGTCTGTCCGGACTGCGACGAGGACATCCCCTCGGACGGCGTCTACAAGTTCTGTCCGTTCTGTGGCTGCGAACTCTGA
- a CDS encoding FHA domain-containing protein has protein sequence MPAQEQTELTCVSCDTTFDPAPNGGFCPNCDTPHPDYEMDSVDESDDETAAEDEEADADADGGDDADAESTDAEEEAEPEAAADDADADEIKCDSCGATADADASFCPDCGSELGAEDADGSDDESESESVSESEEAATLDECPDCGTEVDGEVYCPSCGTHLEPYRSGEADVDAREVTLVIDGESYTFGDGDTFGRQDADWLNDLVEAAGGREAVTYVSGDHLEFSVEDDGVYVTDVSTNGTALNGEDMDGATEKLADGDTLELAGRAEIDVQL, from the coding sequence ATGCCAGCGCAAGAGCAGACCGAACTCACCTGCGTCTCGTGTGACACGACGTTCGACCCCGCGCCGAACGGGGGGTTCTGTCCGAACTGCGACACGCCGCACCCGGACTACGAAATGGACTCCGTAGACGAGTCGGACGACGAGACAGCGGCCGAGGACGAGGAGGCCGACGCGGACGCTGACGGGGGGGACGACGCCGACGCGGAATCGACGGACGCCGAGGAAGAGGCGGAACCCGAAGCGGCCGCGGACGACGCCGACGCCGACGAGATCAAGTGCGACTCTTGTGGCGCGACGGCCGACGCCGACGCGTCGTTCTGCCCGGACTGCGGGTCGGAACTCGGCGCGGAAGACGCCGACGGGTCCGACGACGAGTCCGAGTCCGAGTCCGTGTCCGAGTCCGAGGAGGCGGCGACGCTCGACGAGTGTCCCGACTGTGGCACCGAAGTCGACGGCGAGGTATACTGTCCCTCCTGTGGGACGCACCTCGAACCGTACCGCTCCGGCGAGGCCGACGTCGACGCCCGGGAGGTGACGCTCGTGATCGACGGCGAATCCTACACCTTCGGCGACGGGGACACCTTCGGCCGGCAGGACGCCGACTGGCTCAACGACCTCGTCGAGGCCGCCGGCGGCCGCGAGGCGGTGACGTACGTCTCCGGCGACCACCTCGAGTTCTCCGTCGAGGACGACGGCGTCTACGTCACCGACGTCAGCACGAACGGGACGGCCCTCAACGGGGAGGACATGGACGGCGCCACGGAGAAACTCGCGGACGGCGACACGCTCGAACTCGCGGGCCGCGCCGAGATCGACGTCCAACTCTGA
- a CDS encoding vWA domain-containing protein has product MTTEISASVNRPYLPERGGGISCEIDIAPGSQEEPTQRHISICVDSSGSMAYRKMDQVRDATNLVFGLLNDDDYLSIVTFDTEVDVIMEATRWGDIDREEAESYLEDIETRGGTDIYAGLETAKKTLVELPEGDRISKRILLLSDGRDLRRHAPEFEPLAKAIADGGISVYSAGIGTNYDQDIIRTLGDHSQGRWAHVSKPTDIRSFFGDVVQEASMVVANNPRLVIDPIEGCEIAEAFRRLPQVQQADLEYEDDAVVVRLPDLQDREEQQVFLKMDAPGGTLGETSEIATVELEGVEDDPSTSVEVTYTDDQEELAQQDPDVFLSHRDTKIRTHIAQADSSDELDDVKALIDETEVIAGETQVTDSLRHDVTRIEEGDEEEVRRVQEDTTVVYDESQFD; this is encoded by the coding sequence ATGACGACCGAAATCTCAGCGTCGGTCAACCGACCGTACCTGCCGGAGCGAGGCGGCGGCATCTCGTGCGAAATCGACATTGCGCCCGGCTCGCAGGAGGAGCCGACGCAGCGTCACATCTCGATCTGCGTCGACAGCAGCGGGTCGATGGCCTACCGGAAGATGGACCAGGTTCGCGACGCGACGAACCTCGTCTTCGGCCTCCTGAACGACGACGACTACCTGAGCATCGTCACCTTCGACACCGAAGTCGACGTGATCATGGAGGCGACGCGGTGGGGCGACATCGACCGCGAGGAGGCCGAGTCCTACCTCGAGGACATCGAGACCCGCGGCGGCACCGACATCTACGCCGGCCTCGAGACGGCGAAGAAGACGCTGGTCGAACTGCCCGAGGGCGATCGGATCTCCAAGCGGATCCTCCTGCTCTCGGACGGGCGTGACCTCAGGCGCCACGCGCCGGAGTTCGAACCGCTGGCGAAGGCGATCGCCGACGGCGGCATCTCCGTGTACTCCGCCGGTATCGGCACCAACTACGACCAGGACATCATCCGGACGCTGGGCGACCACTCCCAGGGCCGGTGGGCACACGTCTCGAAGCCGACGGACATCCGGTCGTTCTTCGGCGACGTCGTCCAGGAGGCGTCGATGGTCGTCGCGAACAACCCGCGACTCGTCATCGACCCGATCGAGGGCTGTGAGATCGCGGAGGCGTTCCGCCGACTCCCGCAGGTCCAGCAGGCCGACCTCGAGTACGAGGACGACGCGGTCGTCGTCCGCCTGCCCGACCTCCAGGACCGCGAGGAACAGCAGGTCTTCCTGAAGATGGACGCCCCCGGCGGCACCCTCGGCGAGACGTCCGAGATCGCGACCGTCGAACTCGAAGGCGTCGAGGACGACCCGTCGACGTCGGTCGAGGTCACGTACACCGACGATCAGGAGGAACTCGCCCAGCAGGACCCCGACGTCTTCCTCTCGCACCGCGACACCAAGATCCGCACCCACATCGCGCAGGCCGACTCCTCCGACGAACTCGACGACGTGAAGGCTCTCATCGACGAGACCGAGGTCATCGCCGGCGAGACGCAGGTCACCGACTCGCTGCGCCACGACGTGACCCGGATCGAGGAGGGCGACGAGGAGGAGGTCCGCAGGGTCCAGGAGGACACGACGGTCGTCTACGACGAGAGTCAGTTCGACTGA
- a CDS encoding protein kinase domain-containing protein has protein sequence MSEPNAGTELADRYELLEQLGRGGFGVVWAARDAQSGKRVALKHPNYDGSAPDDLVDKYFERETDVLEDIRDAGGHPNIMGYHGRESGFGMPFLVVELIEGEELGQVVRNEDPITDPDEVREIGIGVCDAISFLHDHDIIYRDLKPDNIMIDGVREPKIIDFTTAKGFVPEKGGAEFTTSSSAGSSEGDSTVPGEFKPPELNRGSEQRQGPWSDVYSIGKILCFLQVGWVPDDDGVSPKDFGVDGAAYLNEIVRTATQHDRADRYPNASALRRALANRDSTMPAQATVEWLGRDERWTISPGDTIGRRTPDGPRPSILLEDDRYRALSAVHCRFEVDDDGEWRVIDTSLNGTYISKHDERSWSLLLSEAGQQRQRDAGESIPDDLETATRLEDGDTIALVSPSYPERFYFQFSPQ, from the coding sequence ATGTCAGAGCCGAACGCCGGAACCGAACTCGCCGACCGCTACGAGTTGCTCGAACAGCTCGGCCGCGGCGGGTTCGGCGTCGTGTGGGCCGCGAGGGACGCCCAGAGCGGGAAGCGGGTCGCGCTGAAACACCCCAACTACGACGGGAGCGCCCCCGACGACCTCGTGGACAAGTACTTCGAGCGGGAGACCGACGTGCTGGAGGACATCCGCGACGCGGGCGGCCACCCGAACATCATGGGGTACCACGGCCGCGAGAGCGGCTTCGGGATGCCCTTCCTCGTCGTCGAGTTGATCGAGGGCGAGGAACTGGGGCAGGTCGTCAGGAACGAGGACCCGATCACCGACCCCGACGAGGTCCGCGAGATCGGGATCGGCGTCTGCGACGCCATCTCGTTCCTCCACGACCACGACATCATCTACCGCGACCTCAAGCCCGACAACATCATGATCGACGGCGTGCGCGAGCCGAAGATCATCGACTTCACGACCGCGAAGGGGTTCGTCCCCGAGAAAGGCGGCGCGGAGTTTACCACCAGTTCCTCGGCGGGCTCCTCCGAGGGCGACTCGACGGTCCCCGGGGAGTTCAAGCCGCCGGAGCTGAACCGCGGCTCCGAGCAGCGACAGGGGCCGTGGAGCGACGTCTACTCGATCGGGAAGATCCTCTGTTTCCTGCAGGTGGGCTGGGTGCCGGACGACGACGGCGTCTCGCCGAAGGACTTCGGCGTCGACGGCGCGGCGTACCTGAACGAGATCGTCCGGACGGCGACCCAGCACGACCGCGCGGACCGCTACCCGAACGCGTCGGCGCTGCGGCGCGCGCTGGCGAACCGCGACTCGACGATGCCCGCGCAGGCGACCGTCGAGTGGCTCGGGCGCGACGAGCGCTGGACGATCAGCCCCGGCGACACCATCGGGCGGCGGACCCCCGACGGCCCGCGGCCGTCGATCCTGCTGGAGGACGACCGCTACCGGGCGCTGTCGGCGGTCCACTGCCGGTTCGAGGTCGACGACGACGGCGAGTGGCGGGTGATCGACACGAGCCTCAACGGGACGTACATCAGCAAGCACGACGAACGGAGCTGGTCGCTCCTGCTCTCGGAGGCGGGCCAGCAGCGACAGCGGGACGCCGGCGAGTCCATCCCGGACGACCTCGAGACTGCCACCCGCCTCGAGGACGGCGACACCATCGCGCTGGTCAGTCCGAGCTATCCGGAGCGTTTTTACTTCCAGTTCAGCCCACAGTGA
- a CDS encoding protein phosphatase 2C domain-containing protein has protein sequence MEHASTVDIGARKRRIGGVNEDSIATAVLQNHHRRTNRPVGVFVLGDGVGGEASGDVASFLATTVVRKRLTETILGAGTDVPDRFGVDALDEPPTADDDPADPFSEERIRTAIQEAADTAHRRVQAFARDAGGRPATTLVVCVYVDGRLHYGWVGDSRVYVINTAHEEIQQLTRDHAVTNELLDRGEIDDEVYARVHEDATAITNAIGGSPHGRPSVDVEFGTADVYDDDVIMLTSDGLIDAFPNVEPLREEYQRADDTDAARESILDSLVTDDELMEIVLEEPDLHAAVERLISFANDRGGKDNLSVALVQDPDAESSPTSLPIRGEAVAPDELIEQETLIESPRNGEGDGSDADDGSRSMAEVVTPAGEIPTAAIRIANTETIYEIVEGVTVGRDAGDGADEGGPNIGLVVDDDSVERNHARLERDDEGHWLLRDISDTGTYVAGDEEWLALRSDDPDAEETCRLRDGAAFALEDPRKTDPVTFRFFTSVERARLPTGAEDEANDSFLGRFRS, from the coding sequence ATGGAGCACGCGAGCACAGTCGACATCGGCGCACGAAAGCGACGGATCGGCGGCGTCAACGAGGATAGTATCGCGACGGCCGTCCTGCAGAACCACCACCGGCGGACGAACCGTCCGGTCGGCGTCTTCGTCCTCGGCGACGGCGTCGGCGGCGAGGCCAGCGGCGACGTCGCCTCGTTTCTGGCGACGACGGTCGTCCGAAAGCGGCTGACCGAGACGATCCTCGGCGCCGGGACGGACGTCCCCGACCGGTTCGGCGTCGACGCCCTCGACGAGCCGCCGACGGCGGACGACGACCCGGCAGACCCGTTCTCGGAGGAGCGGATCCGCACCGCCATCCAGGAGGCCGCCGACACCGCCCACCGCCGCGTTCAGGCGTTCGCCCGGGACGCCGGCGGCCGCCCGGCGACGACGCTCGTCGTCTGCGTCTACGTCGACGGGCGCCTCCACTACGGCTGGGTCGGCGACAGCCGCGTGTACGTCATCAACACGGCCCACGAGGAGATCCAGCAGTTGACGCGCGACCACGCCGTCACGAACGAACTGCTCGACCGCGGCGAGATCGACGACGAGGTGTACGCGCGGGTCCACGAGGACGCGACGGCCATCACGAACGCCATCGGGGGCTCGCCCCACGGCCGGCCGAGCGTCGACGTCGAGTTCGGCACCGCCGACGTCTACGACGACGACGTGATCATGCTCACGAGCGACGGGCTGATCGACGCCTTCCCGAACGTCGAACCGCTGCGCGAGGAGTACCAGCGCGCCGACGACACCGACGCCGCCCGCGAGAGCATCCTCGACTCGCTGGTGACCGACGACGAACTCATGGAGATCGTCCTCGAGGAACCCGACCTCCACGCGGCCGTCGAGCGACTCATCTCGTTCGCCAACGACCGCGGCGGCAAGGACAACCTCTCGGTCGCGCTCGTGCAGGACCCGGACGCCGAGTCCTCGCCGACCTCGCTGCCGATCCGGGGCGAGGCGGTCGCCCCCGACGAACTGATCGAACAGGAGACGCTGATCGAGTCGCCGCGAAACGGCGAAGGCGACGGCTCAGACGCCGACGACGGCTCCCGGTCGATGGCCGAGGTCGTCACCCCCGCCGGCGAGATTCCGACGGCGGCGATCCGGATCGCGAACACCGAGACGATCTACGAGATCGTCGAGGGCGTCACCGTCGGCCGGGACGCCGGCGACGGCGCCGACGAGGGCGGCCCGAACATCGGTCTCGTCGTCGACGACGACTCCGTCGAGCGCAACCACGCCCGCCTCGAACGCGACGACGAGGGTCACTGGCTCCTCCGCGACATCAGCGACACGGGAACGTACGTCGCCGGCGACGAGGAGTGGCTCGCGCTTCGCTCCGACGACCCGGACGCCGAGGAGACGTGCCGACTGCGCGACGGGGCGGCGTTCGCGCTCGAAGACCCCCGGAAGACGGACCCGGTCACGTTCCGCTTTTTCACCTCCGTCGAGCGTGCCCGGCTCCCGACCGGAGCGGAGGACGAGGCGAATGACAGCTTCCTCGGCCGCTTCCGGTCGTAG
- a CDS encoding serine/threonine protein kinase: MSRGAEAGDVVDGRFELRERVGGGGLATVWRAADRDAGVDVALKLEAEGSHDRAHVRRYFRQELRWFRHLAGGPIPGSLVRFVDGAVREDAAYVATELIDGGSLADAVGDDLEPGPGAFRAVAGPVCRAVAFLHDCGVLHLDLKPGNVLRRERGPPAVIDLNSAAPRDGGPGSGRGTVFHHDPYKAPEVTPTDAREEPTGPPTDVYALGKLFDFLLTGETVAFEASSRAAWHAVDPRSRGAPVDDGLAAVVRQATAPAPHERFADAGALLAALRRHLDVPDRSARLADPETGRAVRVHPGDALGRWTPDRRVPAVVLPDEERFLSPAHAVVDHADGGWLLRDRSVNGTFVGRDGEWRYVLSADGLDRRRAAGDPLPRSDPEPSTRLADGDRIAPVSPEYARPLTFRVE; the protein is encoded by the coding sequence GTGAGCCGCGGGGCCGAGGCGGGCGACGTCGTCGACGGCCGGTTCGAACTCCGCGAGCGGGTCGGCGGCGGCGGCCTCGCGACCGTCTGGCGGGCGGCCGACCGCGACGCCGGCGTCGACGTCGCGCTCAAACTCGAAGCCGAGGGCTCGCACGACCGCGCCCACGTCCGCAGGTACTTCCGGCAGGAGCTGCGCTGGTTTCGCCACCTCGCGGGCGGGCCGATCCCGGGGTCGCTCGTCCGGTTCGTCGACGGGGCGGTCCGCGAGGACGCGGCCTACGTCGCCACCGAGTTGATCGACGGTGGTTCGCTCGCCGACGCGGTCGGCGACGATCTGGAGCCGGGTCCCGGGGCGTTCCGCGCGGTCGCCGGCCCCGTCTGCCGGGCCGTCGCCTTCCTCCACGACTGCGGGGTCCTCCACCTCGACCTGAAGCCGGGCAACGTCCTGCGCCGCGAGCGGGGCCCCCCGGCGGTGATCGACCTGAACTCCGCGGCGCCGCGCGACGGGGGACCGGGGTCGGGCAGAGGGACCGTCTTCCACCACGACCCGTACAAGGCGCCCGAGGTGACCCCGACCGACGCGCGGGAGGAGCCCACGGGGCCGCCGACCGACGTCTACGCCCTCGGAAAGCTGTTCGACTTCCTGTTGACGGGCGAGACGGTCGCGTTCGAGGCGTCGTCGCGCGCGGCGTGGCACGCGGTCGACCCGCGGTCGCGGGGGGCCCCGGTCGACGACGGTCTGGCGGCCGTCGTCCGGCAGGCGACCGCGCCCGCCCCCCACGAGCGGTTCGCCGACGCCGGCGCCCTCCTCGCGGCGCTGCGTCGGCACCTCGACGTCCCGGACCGTTCGGCCCGGCTGGCCGACCCGGAGACCGGACGGGCCGTCCGCGTCCACCCCGGCGACGCCCTCGGCCGCTGGACGCCCGACCGGCGGGTCCCGGCGGTCGTCCTGCCCGACGAGGAGCGGTTCCTCTCGCCGGCCCACGCGGTCGTCGACCACGCGGACGGCGGCTGGCTGCTCCGGGACCGGAGCGTCAACGGCACGTTCGTCGGACGGGACGGCGAGTGGCGCTACGTCCTCTCGGCGGACGGACTCGACCGCCGGCGGGCGGCGGGGGACCCGCTGCCCCGGTCCGACCCCGAGCCGTCGACCCGCCTCGCCGACGGCGACCGGATCGCGCCCGTGAGCCCGGAGTACGCCCGCCCCCTGACGTTTCGGGTCGAGTGA
- a CDS encoding bacterio-opsin activator domain-containing protein — protein MDGSDRDALAETLAAFDRAAPPGTPLTTSEVAEVLSVPRRTAYDRLDCLVERGPLRTKKVGARGRVWWRPPAAAADDGPEDELERVFDRIDDAFYALDASWRFTYVNERAEALLGRPAEELLGERIWDVFPGSAGAELERRFREAMTTQRPVSFERASTQLGIWVEVRAYPSESGLSVYFRDVTDRKERERELQRGREQLAALNGINEVVLEIADAIVEQPTREGIEATVCERLAAAEPYLFAWIGDVDVEAQAVTVRTAAGVAAPVDDPSIPADPVAERGDGPVAQAIARREIRTTGDVRADPDPTSTSSAAVPIVHEGTTYGVLTVATDRPHAFSEPERGTLDRLGEIVGHALAAVERKRALTTDDVIELEFRLRDVFESSDDLPADARITFDRTVPLGGGEFVEYGTATDGGIQALSALVERVPHWTEMSVLDESFDECRFEIRLSEPPLLAAVAANGGAVERAVIEDGEFHMTVHLPQGADVRRLIETVRDTHPGFEAVARRQVSRPSAPATRVKRTWLDELTPRQRTALQTAYFAGFFEWPRDSSGEAVAESLDISPATFFQHVRLAERKLLDALFAELPVAEQEA, from the coding sequence ATGGACGGCTCCGACCGTGACGCGCTCGCCGAAACGCTCGCCGCCTTCGACCGAGCCGCGCCGCCGGGGACGCCGCTGACGACGAGCGAAGTCGCCGAGGTGCTGTCGGTCCCGCGGCGCACCGCCTACGACCGCCTCGACTGCCTCGTCGAGCGTGGCCCCCTCCGGACGAAGAAGGTCGGCGCCCGCGGCCGCGTCTGGTGGCGGCCGCCGGCGGCCGCGGCCGACGACGGCCCCGAAGACGAACTCGAACGGGTGTTCGACCGGATCGACGACGCCTTCTACGCGCTCGACGCGTCGTGGCGGTTCACCTACGTCAACGAGCGCGCCGAGGCGCTGCTGGGGCGGCCGGCCGAGGAGTTGCTCGGCGAGCGCATCTGGGACGTGTTCCCCGGCTCCGCCGGCGCCGAACTCGAACGCCGCTTCCGCGAGGCGATGACGACCCAGCGGCCGGTCTCGTTCGAGCGGGCCTCGACGCAACTGGGCATCTGGGTCGAGGTGCGCGCGTACCCCTCCGAGAGCGGGCTGTCCGTGTACTTCCGGGACGTCACCGATCGAAAGGAACGGGAGCGAGAGCTACAGCGCGGGCGCGAGCAGCTAGCGGCGCTCAACGGGATCAACGAGGTCGTCCTCGAAATCGCCGACGCCATCGTCGAACAGCCCACGCGCGAGGGGATCGAGGCGACCGTCTGCGAGCGACTGGCCGCCGCGGAGCCGTACCTGTTCGCCTGGATCGGCGACGTCGACGTGGAGGCACAGGCGGTGACCGTGCGGACCGCCGCCGGCGTCGCCGCCCCGGTCGACGACCCGTCGATCCCGGCCGACCCGGTCGCCGAGCGCGGTGACGGCCCCGTCGCGCAGGCGATCGCGCGCCGCGAGATCCGGACGACCGGCGACGTCCGGGCCGACCCGGACCCGACGTCTACCTCGTCGGCCGCCGTCCCGATCGTCCACGAGGGGACGACCTACGGCGTGCTCACCGTCGCGACCGATCGCCCGCACGCGTTCTCCGAGCCGGAGCGGGGAACGCTCGACCGGCTCGGCGAGATCGTCGGCCACGCCCTCGCCGCCGTCGAGCGCAAGCGCGCGCTGACCACCGACGACGTGATCGAACTCGAGTTTCGCCTCCGGGACGTCTTCGAGTCGAGCGACGACCTCCCGGCCGACGCGCGGATCACGTTCGACCGGACGGTCCCCCTCGGCGGCGGCGAGTTCGTCGAGTACGGGACGGCGACCGACGGCGGGATCCAGGCGCTCTCGGCGCTCGTCGAACGCGTCCCCCACTGGACGGAGATGTCGGTCCTCGACGAGTCGTTCGACGAGTGCCGGTTCGAAATCCGGCTGTCGGAGCCGCCGCTTCTCGCGGCGGTGGCCGCGAACGGCGGCGCCGTCGAACGCGCCGTGATCGAGGACGGCGAGTTCCACATGACGGTCCACCTCCCGCAGGGGGCGGACGTCCGGCGCCTGATCGAGACGGTGCGGGACACCCATCCCGGCTTCGAGGCCGTCGCGCGCCGGCAGGTCAGCCGGCCGTCGGCGCCCGCGACGCGGGTCAAGCGCACGTGGCTCGACGAGTTGACGCCCCGCCAGCGGACCGCCCTCCAGACGGCGTACTTCGCCGGCTTCTTCGAGTGGCCCCGCGACAGCTCCGGCGAGGCGGTCGCCGAGTCGCTCGACATCTCGCCGGCCACGTTCTTCCAGCACGTCAGACTCGCCGAACGGAAGCTCCTCGACGCGCTGTTCGCGGAGCTCCCGGTGGCCGAGCAGGAAGCGTGA